In Humulus lupulus chromosome 7, drHumLupu1.1, whole genome shotgun sequence, the following are encoded in one genomic region:
- the LOC133791373 gene encoding glutathione S-transferase T3-like produces the protein MEKSSIDLNRETSSTSVSETQPEHSAEGLENVVLHNEDESRHKCKVKWSKEATILLISGWLNTSKDAIVGNDQTSTHFWARIADYFNTNQKGEQAKTGRQCKDHWNKMNQKVVRFNGCYKRVQLAHHSGWSDEKILENAHQLYKSENNNSNFLLVDC, from the coding sequence ATGGAAAAGTCTAGTATTGATTTGAATCGTGAAACATCATCGACATCTGTCTCTGAAACTCAACCTGAACATAGTGCTGAAGGGTTGGAAAATGTAGTTCTACACAATGAAGATGAATCAAGGCATAAATGTAAAGTCAAATGGAGCAAGGAAGCCACTATACTTCTAATAAGTGGATGGCTTAATACATCTAAGGATGCCATTGTGGGGAATGACCAAACTTCTACACATTTCTGGGCTCGAATCGCAGATTACTTCAACACCAACCAAAAAGGTGAGCAAGCAAAGACTGGAAGGCAATGCAAAGACCATTGGAATAAGATGAATCAAAAGGTGGTGCGATTCAATGGATGTTATAAACGAGTTCAATTAGCACATCACAGTGGTTGGTCTGATGAGAAAATTCTTGAGAATGCACATCAATTGTACAAATCTGAAAATAACAACTCAAATTTTCTACTTGTGGACTGTTAG